The following are encoded together in the Osmia lignaria lignaria isolate PbOS001 chromosome 6, iyOsmLign1, whole genome shotgun sequence genome:
- the LOC117601392 gene encoding XK-related protein 6: MEIANNKHLHTRQIIGIFPVLELDIDDVDVPLKNPNISYLDIFFLVSSIIMHVLDMAIDINLAIRYLLANKITYFVWTTVFIFLPSFINVIISRKMQRQDNNRNTESDQSEFKCVHKMLSKKLYCIVVIAFQLAPVLRYYQTLKYAIKAYKFKKQENRNAQKKYYLKMLKEDQDVALLRVFECFLEAAPQQILQLTILLKHYHNSINFEFIHQVASILSSLGSMGWAMASYHRSIRLVQQDKLNIGVTGTVLQFLWHFCTTVSRILSLSVVASIWPLYTAIGCICHWIGMTAWIIIDSHGMLEFCRNHNHAPHYTPKIKERINSILFSLVIGIVHIFIYLNAVDGSTFLKHVFFYIVCFLENITATVFWIYTSSNEVKNSWYFNVLTILCIIPFLLGITAMTVYYSAFHPSLKHQNSVNT; encoded by the exons ATGGAAATCGCAAATAATAAACATCTACATACACGACAAATAATTGGTATTTTTCCTGTATTGGAATTGGATATTGATGATGTAGatgttcctttaaaaaatcCAAATATATCCTATTTGGATATATTTTTTCTGGTGTCTTCAATAATTATGCATGTTTTAGACATGGCAATTGACATAAATCTTGCTATTAGATATTTATTAGCAAACaaaataacatattttgtaTGGAcaactgtttttatttttttaccttCATTCATAAATGTCATAATCAGCAGAAAAATGCAACGACAAGATAATAAT agaaataCAGAATCAGATCAATCAGAATTCAAATGTGTACATAAAATGCtttcaaaaaaattatattgtattgTAGTTATAGCATTTCAATTAGCACCAGTACTGCGTTACTATCAAACTTTGAAATATGCTATCAAAGCATACAAGtttaaaaaacaagaaaatcgAAATgctcaaaagaaatattatctGAAAATGCTCAAGGAGGATCAAGATGTTGCATTGTTAAGGGTGTTTGAATGTTTTCTTGAAGCAGCACCTCAACAAATTTTACAGTTAACTATATTATTGAAACACTATCATAACAGTATTAATTTTGagt TTATTCATCAAGTAGCTAGTATCCTAAGTTCACTTGGAAGTATGGGATGGGCAATGGCTAGTTATCATCGTAGCATTAGATTGGTTCAACAAGATAAGTTAAATATTGGTGTTACAGGAacagttttgcaatttttatggcACTTTTGTACAACAG TTTCAAGAATATTATCTTTAAGTGTTGTTGCAAGTATATGGCCACTATACACTGCCATTGGTTGTATTTGTCACTGGATAGGTATGACTGCATGGATCATTATTGATTCTCATGGTATGTTAGAATTCTGTAGAAATCACAATCATGCTCCACATTATACTCCAAAAATTAAGGAACGTAtcaattcaatattattttccttAGTAATTGGTATAGTtcacatatttatatatttaaatgctGTAGATGGTAGTACATTTCTCAAACATGTgtttttttatatagtatgttTTCTTGAAAATATAACAGCAACTGTATTCTGGATATATACATCATCAAATGAAGTTAAAAATTCTTGGTACTTCAATGTACTTACTATTCTTTGTATTATACCTTTTCTGTTAGGTATAACAGCTATGACCGTTTATTACAGTGCTTTCCATCCCTCCTTAAAACATCAAAACTCTGTAAACacgtaa
- the robl gene encoding dynein light chain roadblock, whose product MAQEVEETMKRIQSHKGVVGTIVVNAEGIPIKSTLDNTTTVQYAGLISQLSDKARSVVRDLDPTNDLTFLRIRSKKHEIMVAPDKEFILIVIQNPVD is encoded by the exons atg GCACAAGAAGTCGAGGAAACCATGAAACGTATTCAGTCACATAAAGGAGTAGTTGGAACAATTGTAGTCAATGCAGAAG GTATTCCAATCAAATCTACATTGGACAATACTACAACAGTTCAGTATGCAGGATTGATAAGTCAGTTGTCAGATAAAGCAAGATCTGTGGTAAGAGATTTGGATCCAACAAATGATCTTACATTTTTACGTATTCGAAGCAAAAAACATGAAATTATGGTTGCTCCAGACAAAGAATTTATACTCATTGTAATACAAAATCCAGTTGACTGA